A window of uncultured Methanoregula sp. genomic DNA:
CATCTGGGAGCCAAAGAACCTGCTCCCCAGGTACGAGACCCGGAACGCAAGCCTTACCGGAGCTGCACGTGACGCGTGATCCTCTTTATCTTCTTCCATGTGTTGTTGATCGACTGGCGGGTATAGGTACGCAGCGGCGTCTTCTTTCCGCCGCAGGAGACGTTTCCGGCCCGGATCGCTTCCAGGATGGACGGGACATTCTTTTCAGCATCGACAAACGTCCTTCCGAACCCGACAAACCGGGCATTGTGGGCATCGCTCCCGCCCACGCAGGGTTTACCCATCCTCTTTGCTATACGGGCGGCCTTCTTGTTGGCCGAGCCGACGATATACCGGCTGTTGAACGATTCCACGGCATCGACAACGGCCATGCCGGCTTTCTTGCGCCGGGCCACGCCGTGCCTCCAGATATGGTAAGGGTGGGGGAGGATCAGGAGCGCGCCCATCCTCCGGGCAATCTCGACAGTAGCTTCCACATCGAGGCCTGCAGGAATTATCTCGGTAACGCCCAGCACAAGGAGATGGCCCTGCCGGGTCGAGACCTCGATACCCGGGATAACGAGTACCGTTGAGGGGATGGAAAGCGCTATCTTTGCACCATCAACGGTGTCGTGATCGGTGATGGCTATGGCGTCCAGCCCGACCTCCTCGGCCTTTTTGAGGATCTCCTCGACACTGCTTTCGCCGTCTTTGGAATATCTGGTATGCACATGCAGGTCGCAGGTCAGCATCTGATCATAGTGTTTTTATCTCTCTGGTATTAAGGGAACTTATGCGCATCCTGCTCCCCACCGGCGCTGCCACCGAAGAGATCGTAAAGCGGGCAGCAGCCGGCTCCGACGCCAGGGTTGTTGTCACCGGGGAGATCGCATCGTTCCTGACCCCGCACCGGCTCAAAAAACTCCTTTCGGAGGAGCGGTTTGATCTGGTGCTCGTGCCCGGCATGTGCACCGCCTCGTTCGAACAGGTAGAGCGCGAGACCGGTGTGCCGGTCTTTCGCGGACCCCGCCATGCAGCGGATCTCTCGCTGATCCTGCCACTTATCGGCACCATCCCCCTGTCCCGGACCGTTCCCGCGGATGAACTCCTGTCCGCAAAAAGAGCGGGGGAAGCAATGGAGCGGGTAGAGCACGCCGAATCCGCTGCAGAATACGATTTCATCATCCGGGGCGTGAAGATCGGGGGGAACTCGAGGATGAAAGTCCTTGCCGAGATCATGGATGCCCACCGGCGCAAGGAGATCCGCGAGCTGGTTGGGAGATACTTTTCTGCGGGAGCGGATATCGTGGATCTCGGGTTCGGGTTCGATGCCGGGCCGGCGGACGTTCTCAGGGTCTTTTCCGAACTCGAAGGGATCGATCAGCCCCTTGCCGTGGATACCCAGGACCCGGAACTGATCCGTGCAGCGCTCGGGCGGGCGGACCTCGTGCTCAGCCTGCAGGAAGAGAATATCCCGATGGTCGGAAAAGAGGTTGCCCGCACCGGTGTTGCGGCAGTTGTTGTCCCCGGCAGGAGCACGCCTGGAAAGAACATCGCCCTTGCAAAGCAGGCCGGAATCCGGTGTATCATCGCCGATCCGCTCCTCCAGCCGGCCGGTTCCGGGCTGGTGGACTCGCTCAGGAACTTCAGACGTATCCGGTATCCCGTATTCTTCGGGGCGGGGAATGTCGTCGAGCTCCTGGACGCCGACTCGCCCGGGGCAAACGCCCTGCTCGCGGCAATGGCTATGGAAACGGGAGCCGCAGTCATCTTCACAAGCGAGCATTCCGACAAGACCCGGGGCTCCGTGAGAGAGATGCGGCGGGCAACGGAGATGATGATGCTGGCCCATAACCGTCCCTATCCCAAGGATCTCGGGATCGATCTTCTCATCCTCAAGGAGAAGCGCCGGCGCCGCGAACCCCCGCTCGAATACGATACCGTCATTGCCGCAAAAGAGATGCCGGACGATCTTGCATACGATCCCAGAGGAAATTTCCGGATAGGTATCGAGGGGGAGAATATCGTTGCGGTCATTTCCGGAAGAGCAATCTGTGGAAAACGATGGCAGGACGTCCTGCATACCATACTCATCCAGGGCGATGTCTCCCTGCTGGATCATGCCGGCTATCTCGGGCGCGAGCTTTACAAAGCGGAACTTGCCATCAGGTACGGGAGAAGCTTCGAACAGGACGGCGAATTCTGATACCTTCAACCAATCTTTTATTTCTCCAGAAAAGCACCTGTACAGCATGACAAAAAAGGCACGTGCATCCCATATCCTGGTAAAGACCGAACAGCAGGCAGCCCAGGTCATGAAGCGCATTGCTGACGGCGAGGACTTTGCAGCGGTTGCAAAGCGGTTCTCCGGATGCCCGTCAGGGAAAAACGGCGGCGACCTCGGCTGGTTCACGAAAGGCCAGATGGTCCCGGAGTTCGAGAAGGTTGCTTTTGAAGAGGAAGTCGGCAAGGTTGTAGGACCGATCAAGACCCAGTTCGGGTACCATGTCATCAAAGTGACCGGAAAAGACTGAATAACCCTTCCTTTTTTAGGAATTTTCCATGGATACGCTGAAATTGATTCTTGGCATAGGCCTTGCCGTTGTTCTTGTCTTTTGCGGGACGGCCGTCCATGCCCAGATTGCAAAGGTCTCACCGGTGCAGGCAGAACCGGATCGCGAGACGCTGTACCAGGTCTCGACCATCGATGCCCTGCTCCAGGGCGTCTTCGGGGGAGTCCAGACCGTCGGGGAACTGAAACATCACGGTGACTTCGGCATCGGCACGTTCGATGCCCTGGATGGCGAGATGACAGTGCTGGACGGTGTCGTGTACCAGGCAAAAGCCGATGGGAAGATCTATACGGTTTCTGACAGCCAGACAACCCCGTTTGCCACGGTGACATACTTTTCAAAGGACCATTCTGCCACGACACGTGCACCGATGAATATGACAATCTTCACATCGGAGATGGAAAAAGAACTCCCCACCGGGAACATGATCTATGCCGTGCGCATGCACGGGACATTCCCTTCAGTGAAAGTCCGGGCAATTCCGGCTCAGAAGAAGCCGTATCCCACGCTGGCCGAAGCAAGCAGGAACCAGTCGGTCTACACCTATGCGGATACGACGGGGACAATTGTCGGGTTCTATACCCCGG
This region includes:
- the budA gene encoding acetolactate decarboxylase, whose product is MDTLKLILGIGLAVVLVFCGTAVHAQIAKVSPVQAEPDRETLYQVSTIDALLQGVFGGVQTVGELKHHGDFGIGTFDALDGEMTVLDGVVYQAKADGKIYTVSDSQTTPFATVTYFSKDHSATTRAPMNMTIFTSEMEKELPTGNMIYAVRMHGTFPSVKVRAIPAQKKPYPTLAEASRNQSVYTYADTTGTIVGFYTPVFVKGINVPGYHLHYISDDHTQGGHILDLTVPAGTAVEYDVTPGFSMALPTSGDFTGVDLSQDKSKELAMVEK
- a CDS encoding peptidylprolyl isomerase, with translation MTKKARASHILVKTEQQAAQVMKRIADGEDFAAVAKRFSGCPSGKNGGDLGWFTKGQMVPEFEKVAFEEEVGKVVGPIKTQFGYHVIKVTGKD
- a CDS encoding PHP domain-containing protein, which encodes MLTCDLHVHTRYSKDGESSVEEILKKAEEVGLDAIAITDHDTVDGAKIALSIPSTVLVIPGIEVSTRQGHLLVLGVTEIIPAGLDVEATVEIARRMGALLILPHPYHIWRHGVARRKKAGMAVVDAVESFNSRYIVGSANKKAARIAKRMGKPCVGGSDAHNARFVGFGRTFVDAEKNVPSILEAIRAGNVSCGGKKTPLRTYTRQSINNTWKKIKRITRHVQLR
- a CDS encoding dihydropteroate synthase-like protein — translated: MRILLPTGAATEEIVKRAAAGSDARVVVTGEIASFLTPHRLKKLLSEERFDLVLVPGMCTASFEQVERETGVPVFRGPRHAADLSLILPLIGTIPLSRTVPADELLSAKRAGEAMERVEHAESAAEYDFIIRGVKIGGNSRMKVLAEIMDAHRRKEIRELVGRYFSAGADIVDLGFGFDAGPADVLRVFSELEGIDQPLAVDTQDPELIRAALGRADLVLSLQEENIPMVGKEVARTGVAAVVVPGRSTPGKNIALAKQAGIRCIIADPLLQPAGSGLVDSLRNFRRIRYPVFFGAGNVVELLDADSPGANALLAAMAMETGAAVIFTSEHSDKTRGSVREMRRATEMMMLAHNRPYPKDLGIDLLILKEKRRRREPPLEYDTVIAAKEMPDDLAYDPRGNFRIGIEGENIVAVISGRAICGKRWQDVLHTILIQGDVSLLDHAGYLGRELYKAELAIRYGRSFEQDGEF